A genomic segment from Lytechinus variegatus isolate NC3 chromosome 10, Lvar_3.0, whole genome shotgun sequence encodes:
- the LOC121422694 gene encoding heparan sulfate glucosamine 3-O-sulfotransferase 3A1-like, with translation MNLVEPQERPEDHVMKLGVPTKFHRKVGMTNRFAIGLAVVTLTCSLSFIALSHPEAVSTRQQNQSVREIIPDDYVRTCHRRHEDGSRALLPEKYLTMNDCKKRLPDVVVLGTKKCGTGALRVFLDTHPSVVFSKKAEAKFFTQNYKKGLDWYVQIMRPTATGQVGMEKSPGYFFSSEAARRIKSDLPETTKFIVILCNPVRRTISEFTFEQLNKIKDKFQVDTEEAKVIAKRTFNSSKFEKYITTSSGRIRTNVDIITHSMYDKYILSWLKLFSRSRFLFVDGDNFTHNPVTVLNEIEQFIDVPRYFNSSRFYFDKEKGFFCLSEPFKQCLRSTKGLEHPPVDRTVLRKLRELFKAHDFATSILTLKNFTWMKNDYGTKVQP, from the coding sequence ATGAACCTTGTGGAACCTCAAGAGAGGCCAGAAGACCACGTCATGAAACTAGGGGTTCCTACCAAATTTCACCGGAAAGTCGGGATGACCAATCGGTTCGCTATCGGTCTTGCAGTAGTAACACTCACGTGCTCACTTTCGTTCATTGCACTGAGTCATCCTGAAGCAGTTTCGACAAGACAACAGAATCAGTCCGTTCGGGAGATAATTCCTGATGATTACGTCAGAACCTGTCACAGGCGCCATGAGGATGGGTCCCGTGCGTTGCTTCCAGAGAAGTACTTGACGATGAACGACTGCAAGAAACGTCTACCGGATGTCGTTGTCCTGGGCACCAAGAAGTGTGGCACCGGAGCTTTACGCGTCTTTCTAGATACCCATCCAAGTGTTGTCTTTTCTAAGAAAGCTGAGGCGAAATTCTTCACGCAAAACTACAAGAAAGGACTTGATTGGTACGTGCAGATCATGAGACCTACAGCAACTGGTCAAGTTGGCATGGAAAAGTCTCCAGGGTATTTCTTTTCAAGTGAAGCAGCCAGACGTATTAAATCAGACTTACCAGAAACCACCAAGTTCATTGTAATTCTCTGCAATCCAGTAAGGAGAACAATATCTGAGTTCACTTTCGAGCAGCTCAACAAAATTAAAGacaaatttcaggtggacactgAGGAAGCCAAAGTGATCGCCAAAAGGACTTTCAACTCTAGTAaatttgagaaatatatcacGACATCTTCCGGTCGTATAAGGACAAACGTAGATATCATCACTCACAGTATGTATGATAAATATATTCTATCGTGGCTCAAGCTCTTCTCACGCTCACGATTCCTTTTCGTCGACGGCGACAACTTCACCCACAACCCCGTCACTGTTCTCAACGAAATAGAGCAATTTATCGACGTTCCGCGTTACTTTAACAGCAGTAGATTCTACTTCGATAAAGAAAAGGGTTTCTTTTGTCTTTCAGAACCTTTCAAGCAGTGTCTACGGTCAACCAAGGGCTTGGAACACCCACCCGTTGATAGGACAGTATTGAGGAAACTCAGAGAACTCTTTAAAGCGCATGACTTTGCTACGAGTATTCTAACATTGAAGAATTTCACATGGATGAAGAATGATTACGGTACCAAGGTACAACCTTGA